Below is a window of Impatiens glandulifera chromosome 2, dImpGla2.1, whole genome shotgun sequence DNA.
tgaacataattttaacaaataattaaaagtaactttatatcaataattttaaaaaaaattctaacaataaaacaacttattcaaacaaattttcaacaagacaatttttttactaaaatatagcataacatcaaacaagttataataatgttttgatAAAAGATCAAAGTAACATagaaaagtttataattttgtatgcaATAAGTTTCAAGTATCCCCTACCCATATATGAGATAAAAATAACCTTAATAACAAAAGAAACACGTTAAAAGCCCACAAAATAAGAAATTGGAAATCTCATAACTTGATGATCACTTCTTTATTTGTAACAAAATCTATGCACGTCTCATACGCTCAGGGATTGTTAGAAACACTTTGTACTTCCTATCGTTTGTTGTGAGTACATCAACAACTTGTAGAAATTGTGTCTCCTCTAAGTCTGAAATTTTTGATAGTTCATCAAAAACTTGTTGAACTCTTGTCTTGTCAACATTGTATGCCTTACCAACCACGTTAGCCATCTTGGATATTGCTGTGGCCATATCATTATGATGAGTTCTTTTAGAATGTCGTTCTACACTAGTtgattctttatttaattttgaacaaCTCTCTATATCTTCAAACATAGCTCTTGCGCCTTCATCAGCCGTTTCAGCTCCACTTCCATTAGCTTTATCTTGTCCACAAATAATTGACAAATCTTCCCAATTCTCAATAATTTTACTTCTATAATGTCTCGCATCTGGGTGTGCCTATAAACAagtcacaaaaaaaatatataaaagtgttatcttaaaataagaattcAAGCAACATAAACTAATATACCTTGACATAAGCTGTCCAAACTTCTTCACTATCCACTTTCACCACTTTTCTATCCCAATCCCATCCAAATCCACTAGTACCAAGCATATCACTTATAATAGTGTAATGTTTATCCCAAGTCTTAAGTCGCGATTGTATATTTTCCCTACTAACATTAACATCATTGATTGTGTAATGCACTAACCACAACAACATATGCAACAAATTTCCATCCGTTAGGAGGATGATTTCCCAAATTATGTTGCTCAAGCAATACATTTGTTAGCACATTATCCATCATTGATATCCATTTGAGATACGATTTAGTCTTCATTCtctttatcttttcaaaatagAGAGTGAAAATATAAGATTGATTAAAAAAGACACCAGCAAAgattttatattgataaaagAAGATACACATCACCACAATTATACTAACTTAACATAAACTAAAAATGTTCATGTAGATATAAAATCACTAAAAACATGTAACTAAGTTCCACCACTCCTAACTTGATATTGACTATACATCTCCCTTGCCATATCATCCCTAAAATTTGTCCATTGACTACCATCTTGTACATTTGTTATGACATCTTCATAATCCAAATACTTCATTTGATTGTTGTGCCAAATCAAAATCAACCTCATGCAACAAATGGATAATCCAATTCATTTGCAATTTCACGAATATAGTTATGAAGAACAcaataaacattaataatacGAACCTGtcattcaattaaattaattattgagacAAATATTTGTGTATCTATGTCAAGAAAATAATATGACCAATtcttataattatgttataaaaattcaCCTGTGTATTAGTACCAAAAAATGATGGTTGACGAAGTACTTCCCATCGTTTTTCAGCAATCCAAATGTTTTCTCTATTGAATTTCTTGCTAAAGAGTGTC
It encodes the following:
- the LOC124924975 gene encoding uncharacterized protein At2g29880-like codes for the protein MTIPLKDQGRYRNRKQQITTNVLGVYDRKSLKFLYVLPGWKVHYTINDVNVSRENIQSRLKTWDKHYTIISDMLGTSGFGWDWDRKVVKVDSEEVWTAYVKAHPDARHYRSKIIENWEDLSIICGQDKANGSGAETADEGARAMFEDIESCSKLNKESTSVERHSKRTHHNDMATAISKMANVVGKAYNVDKTRVQQVFDELSKISDLEETQFLQVVDVLTTNDRKYKVFLTIPERMRRA